DNA sequence from the Nocardioides plantarum genome:
GCGCCGATGCGTACCGGTGCGTGCGGGCCCATCTGGCGCCCGATCGGGGTCGCGGGGTCCTGGTAGCCGTGGCTGGCGTCGCAGACGAAGACGTCCTGGCCGAGCCACACGTCGTCGCCGAGCTCGATCGACTCGTGGGCGGTCAGGGTGCTGCGGGCGCCGATGACGCAGCGGTCGCCGATCACCAGACCGCGCGGGCGGGCTCCCGGGTCGCCCGCGCCGTAGCCGACCGACAGCGTGACGTGGCGCCCGACCAGCGTCTCTCGACCGACGTGGATCGAGCCGACGTTCATCAGGGTCCCGACCGGGAACGCGATCGAGGTGCCGTCGCCGAGGGCGCCGAAGCGGTCGCCGAGATTGGTGCCGGGGCGTACATCGCCGACCCGCTGGGTCCACGTCCAGGCGGCGTGCACGGCTCGGTTGAGGAGGCGGCGGGCGATCACCTCGTGAGGCCCGTGGTCAGTCGGTCGACTCGGGGGCGGTCTGCTCGGGCGCGGTCGGCTCCGGGGTCACGGGCGCGGCCGGTGGGTTGGGGGCCGGCACCTCCGCCTGCGGGGTCGGGGTCGGCTCGGGAGCGGTGGCGGGCTCCGCGGCCGGCTGCGTCGACTCGGTCGACTCGGTCGCGGCCGGCTTCGGGCCGCGCGAGCCACGACCACGACGACCGCCCTGGCGCGGCTCGCCGGACGGCTGACCACCCTCGGGACGCGGCCCGCGACCGCGACCGCCCTCGGGACGGCCGCCCTCGGGACGACCACCGTCGGGACGACCACCCCCCGCACGACCGCCGGGACGTCCGCGGCCCGCCGCGCGCTCCGGGCGCGACTCGGCGTGACCGCCGAGGAAGAGGTCGGCCGCGCCGGTGACCAGCGGACCGGCCAGCGCCTCGGGCGACAGCCACAGCTGCGCAAGGCCGTCGTCCTCGAGCACCGGCACCGCGACGCGTACGTCGGTCATGGTGACCTGGTGGTCGAACATCTCGAGCACGAACTCGTCGACCGCACGCAGCGACGCCACGACCTCGGCGACGGGGCGCTTGCGGGCCCCGACCAGGCGACTGACCAGGGAGTCGGTGGCGGCCGACACGCGGCCCTTGGGGCGAGTACCACCGTCGAGCTGGTGCATCGCGGCGCTGAGCGCGTCGAGGGCGGTCTCGAAGACCTCGGTCCAGCCGTCGGCGCGCAGGACGACCTCGACCGGCCCACCGGCCACCTTGCCGCCGCGGGCGAGCTCCTCGGCGGAGCGCCGCCGGGGCTTGGTCAGGGCGACCGGCACCTGCAGCCACCCGCCGTTCTTGGCCGGGGGGACGACGAGCGAGACGGGGGTGACCTTGCCGCCGGCGAGCACCAGCGCGTCGGCGCGGGCCAGCTGGCGACGGTCGAGCCTGCCGAGGTCGACGGCACCGTGGTGGCCGGCGGCGATGGCGTCGACGACCGCGGTCACGGTGGTGGAGACGCGCGCGGCCTTCCAGAACTCCTCGCCCGCTCCGGCCGGCACCCGGTCGAGCCCGAGGGCGACCATCACCAGCGGCTCGCGGCCGGTGACGCCGAGACGGCGCAGCGACTCGCGCAGCGGGTCGACGGCGGCGGGGACGCCGGCGTTGACGGCCTCGACCACGCCGAGGCGGAAGGCCTGGGCGGCCAGCCCGACGTGGGGGCGGAAGAGCTTGGCGACGTCGCCGAGGGTCGCCTGGTCGGCGTGGGCCTCACCGCCGCGCTCGACCTGCGACTGCAGCACGGCCGCCACGGCCAGCCGGACGACCTGCTGGGTCAGCCACTCGCGCGGCGTCGCGTTCCAGACGTCGGCGCTCTGCGCGGCCGCAGCCGCCAGCTGGCGGTCGGACGGCTTCTCGGGCACCGCCAACCGACGCGCCGGCAGGATCAGCTCACGGGACAACGACTCGGCCATGCAGGGAACCGTAACCGTGCTCACGGACGACGGGTCGTACCGCCCACCGACTCGCGCAATCGAACGGGTCGGTCGCCCGGGGAACCGCCGGAGCGGGCCCGACTCGTTCGATCGAACGAGTTGGGCCCCGCAAACCCCGCAACCCCGCCCCCGACTCGTTCGATTGCGTGAGTTGGTCGCGACCCGTCCACCGGGGGTCCTCAGTCCTCGAGCGCGGACTCCAGGCCGATCAGGGCGTTCTCGACGACCTCGGCCAGGCTCGGGTGGATCCAGTACTGGCTGCGCGCGAGCCCCTTCACCGGCAGGTCGTGCACCATCGCCTGAATCAGCGGCTGCACGAGCACCGACGCCATCGGGCCGACGAGGTGCGCCCCGACGAGTCGGCCCGTCGAGCGCAGCGCGACCAGCTTGACGAAGCCGGCGGCCTCCGGGTCGTCGTCGAGGTCGCCGGCCAGCGCCCAGCCGTAGGCGACGTCGGCGACGTCGTGGCGGGCGACGACGACGTCGTGGTCGCCGTGCTCCTCGCGGGCCTCGGCCTCCGTCAGCCCGACGGCGGCGACCTGCGGGTGCGCGAAGACCGCCTGCGGGACGACGTCGTGGTCGCTGGTCACCAGCTCGGACGAGCCAGAGTACGTCGCGAGCAGGTTGGCCTGCACGACGCGGGCGTCCTGGTTGGCGACGTGCTTGAGCGGCTCGTGGCTGCTGGCGTCGCCCAGCGCCCAGACACCCGGCGCCGTCGTGCGCTGGTGCTGGTCGACCACGACGAGGCCCTTGTCGTCGGTCTCGACGCCGGCCTTGTCGACCTCGAGCAGGTCGGAGTTCGGCCGGCGGCCGACCGCGACCAGCAGCACGTCGACCTCGGCCTCGGAGCCGTCGTCGAGGTGCAGCGTGACCGCCCCGCCCGCGGTCCGCGAGACCCGCTCGACCTTGGTGCCCAGCCGTACGTCGTACCGCTGCTGCGCGCCCCGGGTGAAGTGGGCGGCGATGTCGGCGTCCTGGGTCGAGAGCAGCCGGTCGGCGCTCTCGACCTGCACCACCTCGCTGCCGTACGCCGCGAACACGTGCGCGAGCTCGCACCCGACGTAGCCACCGCCGATCACCCCCAGGCGGGCGGGCAGCTCGGGGATGCGCATGATCGTGTCGCTGGTCTCGTGGGGCACGTCGTCGAGCCCGTCGATCGGCGGGACCACCGGGCGGGACCCCGACGCGAGCACGACCTGGTCGGCCGTGATCTCGGCGGTACCGCCGTCCGCGAGGTCGACCACCAGCCGCCGCTCTCCGACGAAGCGGGCCTCGCCGACCAGGACGTCGACGTTGTCGGCGTCCTCGCGGTAGTCGCGACCGGACTCGGCGTTGTCGTCGATCCGGGCGAAGATCCGGTCGCGGATCGCGGTCCAGTCGGCCCTGCCGACCTCGGTCGGCAGCCCGAGCGCGGGACCACGCCGGGCCGACTCGGCCAGGTCCGCGACGTAGATGAACATCTTGGACGGGATGCAGCCGCGGTTGAGGCAGGTCCCGCCGAACGGGCCCTTCTCGACGATCGCGACCCTGCGGTCGTCGAAGCGGTCGTCGACGATCGTGTTGCCGGATCCGGCGCCGATGACGATCAGGTCGTAGTGGGTCATCCCAATTTTCCGTCGAGGTTGGTCGCCGCGCTGATGAGCGACAGGTGGGTGAAGGCCTGCGGGAAGTTGCCGAGCTGTTCCCCGGTCAGGCCGACCTGCTCGGCGAAC
Encoded proteins:
- a CDS encoding acyltransferase, with the translated sequence MIARRLLNRAVHAAWTWTQRVGDVRPGTNLGDRFGALGDGTSIAFPVGTLMNVGSIHVGRETLVGRHVTLSVGYGAGDPGARPRGLVIGDRCVIGARSTLTAHESIELGDDVWLGQDVFVCDASHGYQDPATPIGRQMGPHAPVRIGAGTWIGHGAIVLPGTTIGRHVVVAAGSVVRGTVEDHAVVGGSPARVLRRFDAGLGWVSPSGDVRPVLDASPS
- a CDS encoding mycothione reductase yields the protein MTHYDLIVIGAGSGNTIVDDRFDDRRVAIVEKGPFGGTCLNRGCIPSKMFIYVADLAESARRGPALGLPTEVGRADWTAIRDRIFARIDDNAESGRDYREDADNVDVLVGEARFVGERRLVVDLADGGTAEITADQVVLASGSRPVVPPIDGLDDVPHETSDTIMRIPELPARLGVIGGGYVGCELAHVFAAYGSEVVQVESADRLLSTQDADIAAHFTRGAQQRYDVRLGTKVERVSRTAGGAVTLHLDDGSEAEVDVLLVAVGRRPNSDLLEVDKAGVETDDKGLVVVDQHQRTTAPGVWALGDASSHEPLKHVANQDARVVQANLLATYSGSSELVTSDHDVVPQAVFAHPQVAAVGLTEAEAREEHGDHDVVVARHDVADVAYGWALAGDLDDDPEAAGFVKLVALRSTGRLVGAHLVGPMASVLVQPLIQAMVHDLPVKGLARSQYWIHPSLAEVVENALIGLESALED